A genomic window from Clostridium aceticum includes:
- a CDS encoding 4Fe-4S dicluster domain-containing protein, whose translation MAKAKGKVSFNEDRCKGCELCTTACPVKIIKMDKKRINVKGYHPATVDEMDKCIGCANCANMCPDLVIQVEREG comes from the coding sequence ATGGCAAAAGCAAAAGGAAAAGTAAGCTTTAATGAAGATCGTTGCAAGGGCTGCGAGCTATGTACAACTGCATGTCCTGTTAAAATCATTAAAATGGATAAAAAGAGGATCAATGTAAAAGGATATCATCCAGCAACAGTGGATGAAATGGATAAATGTATCGGATGTGCCAACTGTGCCAATATGTGTCCAGACTTAGTCATCCAGGTGGAACGAGAAGGATAA
- a CDS encoding ATP-binding protein gives MLNDHRVRIIIGHYGSGKTEFAVNYAINLAKANKKVALADLDIVNPYFRSREKENMLKEYGIKVIASYIKGSGSDLPAVTGDVLGPLQDKSYDVVLDVGGDAVGARALGRYKEYWDEKDYDMFCVVNANRPQTSELEGVLEHIDAIEKTSGAKVTGLINNTHLLRYTTVEEILKGQELCEKAAKTLGIPIKYITVLREVAEKLPPTLEGKIMPIEMIMREDWM, from the coding sequence ATGTTAAATGATCATAGAGTTCGAATTATCATCGGCCATTATGGCAGTGGAAAAACAGAGTTTGCCGTAAATTATGCTATAAATTTAGCCAAAGCAAATAAAAAGGTTGCACTGGCAGACTTAGATATTGTTAATCCATATTTTCGTAGCAGAGAAAAAGAAAATATGTTAAAAGAGTATGGCATCAAGGTGATTGCCAGCTATATCAAAGGCTCTGGATCAGACTTGCCTGCCGTTACAGGAGATGTATTAGGACCTCTACAGGATAAAAGCTATGATGTGGTACTAGATGTAGGTGGAGATGCGGTGGGAGCCCGTGCTTTAGGTAGATATAAGGAATATTGGGATGAAAAAGACTATGATATGTTTTGTGTAGTGAATGCCAATCGTCCACAAACATCAGAATTAGAGGGGGTCTTGGAACATATCGATGCTATTGAAAAGACTTCTGGAGCTAAAGTGACTGGACTTATAAACAATACCCACCTTTTAAGATATACCACTGTAGAGGAGATTCTTAAAGGTCAGGAACTTTGTGAAAAAGCAGCCAAAACTCTAGGGATTCCTATTAAATATATTACTGTACTTCGTGAGGTAGCTGAAAAACTTCCGCCAACATTAGAGGGAAAAATTATGCCGATTGAAATGATTATGAGAGAAGATTGGATGTAA
- the buk gene encoding butyrate kinase has protein sequence MSEVYRVLAINPGSTSTKIAIFDNEKPVFEEVLRHSTGELSKYDTIFDQYEFRKNIILETLNEKGINITKLSAVVGRGGLLKPMAGGTYRVEETMLKDLKKGILGQHASNLGGVLAYEIASQLNIPPFIVDPVVVDEMQEIARISGMPEIERKSIFHALNQKAVARRAAKDKGGKYEDFNFIVAHLGGGISVGCHEKGKVIDVNNGLDGDGPFSPERTGGLPTGDFAKLCFSGKYTYEEIKKKNVGQGGLVAYLGTNDGREVGKMIEAGDQKAELVYKAMAYQVAKEIGAAAAVLMGKVDAIILTGGIAYDKVFTGWIQEKVSFISEALVYPGEDEMIALTEGALRVLRKEEEAKQYQ, from the coding sequence ATGAGTGAAGTTTATAGAGTATTAGCGATCAACCCTGGTTCCACATCAACAAAAATTGCTATATTTGATAATGAAAAACCTGTATTTGAAGAGGTATTAAGACATTCAACTGGTGAGTTGAGTAAATACGATACAATTTTTGATCAATATGAATTTAGGAAAAATATTATTCTTGAAACCTTAAACGAAAAGGGAATCAACATTACAAAGCTTTCAGCAGTAGTAGGAAGAGGTGGGCTATTAAAACCTATGGCTGGTGGTACCTATAGGGTAGAGGAAACAATGTTGAAGGACTTAAAAAAAGGAATACTGGGGCAACATGCCTCAAATTTAGGCGGCGTATTGGCTTATGAGATTGCATCTCAGTTAAATATTCCTCCATTTATTGTAGATCCTGTGGTGGTAGATGAGATGCAGGAGATAGCAAGAATTTCCGGCATGCCAGAAATAGAAAGAAAAAGTATCTTTCATGCTTTAAACCAAAAAGCAGTAGCTAGAAGAGCTGCCAAGGATAAGGGTGGTAAGTATGAGGATTTTAACTTTATTGTAGCTCATTTAGGCGGTGGGATTTCTGTAGGTTGCCATGAAAAAGGCAAAGTAATCGATGTCAATAATGGTCTAGATGGTGACGGTCCCTTCTCACCAGAAAGAACAGGAGGACTTCCCACAGGAGATTTTGCTAAATTGTGTTTTTCCGGTAAGTACACCTATGAGGAGATCAAAAAGAAAAATGTAGGTCAAGGCGGTTTAGTGGCTTACTTAGGCACAAATGACGGTAGGGAAGTAGGAAAAATGATAGAAGCGGGAGACCAAAAAGCAGAGTTGGTTTATAAGGCAATGGCTTATCAGGTAGCCAAAGAAATTGGTGCCGCTGCTGCTGTGCTGATGGGAAAAGTAGATGCCATAATTTTAACTGGGGGCATTGCCTATGATAAAGTTTTTACAGGTTGGATTCAAGAAAAAGTTTCTTTTATCTCAGAGGCTTTGGTATACCCTGGAGAAGATGAAATGATTGCCTTAACAGAGGGAGCATTGAGGGTATTAAGGAAAGAAGAAGAAGCCAAACAGTATCAATAG
- a CDS encoding phosphate butyryltransferase, with amino-acid sequence MIKSFDDVMKIAKERGPKIISVACAQDPEVLIAVNQAKKEGIADSILVGDKEEIKKIAIEEKIDLSQFEMIDIKDVTEASKKAVQLVSTGKADMVMKGLVDTSIILSATLDAEVGLRTGNVLSHVAIFDVKGYDRLFLVTDAAMNISPDLKVKKQIIENAVQVAHALDITEPKVAVICAKEKPTPKMPDTMDAVALQEMNQKGEIKGCIVGGPFGLDNAVSIEAAKIKGIHHPVAGYADILLAPDIEAGNVLYKSLVFLAGAKNAGVIVGAKAPVILTSRADSHEAKIYSIALGVLCTAKIF; translated from the coding sequence ATGATTAAAAGCTTTGATGATGTAATGAAAATAGCAAAAGAACGTGGTCCTAAAATCATATCAGTAGCCTGTGCACAAGACCCAGAAGTATTGATTGCAGTAAATCAAGCAAAAAAAGAAGGCATCGCTGATAGTATTTTAGTGGGGGATAAAGAAGAGATAAAAAAGATTGCTATAGAAGAAAAGATTGATTTAAGTCAATTTGAAATGATAGATATAAAAGATGTCACTGAAGCTTCTAAGAAAGCTGTACAGTTGGTTTCAACCGGTAAAGCCGATATGGTAATGAAGGGCCTAGTGGACACTTCTATTATTTTAAGTGCTACACTAGATGCAGAAGTTGGTTTAAGAACAGGAAATGTACTGAGTCATGTTGCTATCTTCGATGTGAAGGGCTATGATAGATTGTTTTTAGTAACGGATGCAGCTATGAACATTTCTCCTGATTTAAAAGTTAAAAAACAAATTATAGAAAATGCAGTTCAAGTAGCCCATGCTTTAGATATAACTGAGCCAAAGGTGGCGGTGATCTGTGCAAAAGAAAAGCCAACCCCTAAGATGCCAGATACAATGGATGCAGTAGCCCTACAAGAAATGAATCAAAAAGGTGAGATAAAAGGATGTATTGTAGGAGGTCCCTTTGGTTTAGATAATGCGGTATCAATAGAAGCAGCTAAAATTAAGGGAATTCACCATCCTGTAGCAGGATATGCAGATATATTATTGGCTCCAGATATCGAAGCTGGAAATGTATTATATAAGTCTCTTGTATTTCTTGCAGGTGCTAAAAATGCTGGTGTTATTGTAGGTGCTAAAGCCCCTGTCATATTAACATCAAGGGCAGACAGTCATGAGGCAAAAATATACTCTATTGCTTTAGGAGTATTATGTACAGCCAAAATATTTTAG
- the buk gene encoding butyrate kinase, whose translation MREYILAINPGSTSTKVALFKEEENISEKSLNHPIEELGKYTTITDQYMLRKNMILEWLKEINIHTSKLLAVVGRGGLLRPIPGGTYKVTEEMVKDLNDSIQGEHASNLGGIIAKAIADLEKIDAYIVDPVAVDEFEDIARISGIPEIPRRSLGHALNIKAVGHRVAADLNKNFHEVNLIVAHLGGGISVAPVKKGKLVDYNNANEMGPFSPERTGGLPTGDLAKLCFSGKYTYKEIKGKLRGKGGLTAYLSTNNAIKVEKRIEEGDQRAKLIYDAMCYQIAKEIGGMATVLNGKIDAIVLTGGIAHSSYVTSSVAQRVSFIAPVMIYAGEDEMKALNEGVLRVTRKQENYKIYEEEVLAYD comes from the coding sequence TTGAGAGAATATATATTGGCTATAAATCCTGGGTCAACTTCTACAAAGGTTGCTTTGTTTAAAGAAGAAGAAAATATATCTGAGAAGAGTTTAAATCATCCTATAGAGGAGTTAGGTAAATATACAACAATAACAGATCAATATATGCTACGAAAAAATATGATTTTAGAATGGTTGAAGGAAATAAATATTCATACAAGCAAGCTATTAGCAGTGGTAGGCAGAGGCGGGCTTTTGCGTCCAATACCCGGCGGCACCTATAAAGTAACAGAAGAAATGGTGAAGGATTTAAACGATAGTATTCAAGGGGAACATGCTTCAAATCTTGGGGGAATTATTGCAAAAGCAATAGCTGACCTAGAAAAAATAGACGCTTACATTGTAGACCCTGTTGCAGTAGATGAGTTTGAAGATATTGCTAGGATCTCTGGAATACCTGAAATTCCAAGACGTTCTTTAGGGCATGCTCTAAATATAAAAGCAGTAGGTCATAGAGTAGCTGCTGATCTAAATAAAAATTTTCATGAAGTAAACTTAATCGTGGCCCATTTAGGTGGAGGCATTTCTGTTGCACCAGTGAAAAAGGGAAAATTGGTGGATTATAATAACGCCAATGAAATGGGTCCTTTTTCTCCAGAGAGGACAGGCGGACTTCCTACTGGTGACTTAGCTAAACTATGTTTCTCTGGTAAATATACTTATAAAGAAATTAAAGGAAAGCTGAGGGGAAAAGGAGGCTTAACAGCTTATCTTTCAACCAACAATGCTATTAAAGTAGAAAAAAGAATAGAAGAGGGCGACCAAAGGGCAAAATTAATATATGACGCTATGTGCTATCAGATTGCTAAAGAAATTGGTGGGATGGCTACTGTTTTAAATGGCAAAATTGATGCTATTGTTTTGACAGGAGGTATCGCTCACTCCAGCTATGTAACCAGCAGTGTGGCCCAACGAGTAAGTTTTATTGCTCCTGTGATGATTTATGCAGGAGAAGACGAGATGAAGGCTTTAAACGAAGGGGTTTTGAGAGTAACAAGGAAACAAGAAAATTACAAGATCTATGAGGAAGAGGTGTTAGCCTATGATTAA
- a CDS encoding sigma-54 interaction domain-containing protein yields MKKEELDIILKSTNDAVILVNPIGRITLFNAAAEKITGFSEKEVIGKLIEEVITSTRLTYVLKSGEAELNQRQLLGNTTIITSRMPVKDEEGRVIAAVAIFRDITEVIDLTHQIYKLKEMQSLLEGIFHSTQDAISVCDEKGIGVLINPAYTRVTGFTEKDILGKPVTTDIAEGESMHLQVLKTKQPIKNARLKIGPQKKDVLVHAAPIIVDGELKGSVGVLHDLSEIKKLNDELTTAKQIIRKLEAKYLFEDIIAEDEGMLEALQKAKQAAVTPATVLLRGESGTGKELFAHAIHNLSQRRYNQFVRVNCPAISESLFESEVFGYEEGAFTGARKGGKRGLFEEAHGGTIFLDEVTEIPISIQAKLLRVLQEKEVVRVGSTKPISIDVRVIAATNIALEEAVKRGKFREDLYYRLNVIPIEIPPLRKRKKDLYPLVVHLINKYNQEYGRKVEDISSEALKSLEEYDWPGNIRELHNYIGRTFINMKYSEEIIEEEHLPKFIHRDLNFLINKKEYEVKEESISLKEMVEKVEKEYIKEVLKKHGGNRTIASQELKVSLRNLYYKIEKYQID; encoded by the coding sequence ATGAAAAAAGAGGAACTAGATATTATCCTAAAAAGTACGAATGATGCAGTGATCCTAGTAAATCCTATAGGGAGAATTACTTTATTTAATGCAGCAGCAGAAAAAATTACAGGTTTTTCAGAAAAAGAGGTAATAGGAAAGCTTATAGAAGAAGTGATTACCAGCACTAGGTTAACTTATGTTTTGAAATCAGGAGAAGCAGAACTCAACCAGAGACAGTTATTAGGGAATACCACTATTATCACTAGTCGAATGCCGGTAAAGGATGAGGAAGGCAGAGTAATAGCAGCGGTAGCTATTTTTAGAGATATAACCGAAGTGATAGACTTAACCCATCAGATCTACAAACTAAAAGAGATGCAAAGTCTTTTGGAGGGGATTTTTCACTCTACTCAAGATGCCATTTCAGTATGTGATGAGAAGGGTATTGGTGTTCTTATTAACCCTGCATATACAAGAGTAACAGGGTTTACAGAAAAAGATATTTTAGGAAAACCTGTGACTACTGATATAGCTGAGGGAGAGAGTATGCATCTTCAGGTATTGAAGACAAAGCAACCCATAAAAAATGCTAGACTAAAAATAGGGCCACAAAAAAAAGATGTATTGGTACATGCAGCACCTATTATTGTAGATGGAGAACTAAAGGGCAGTGTAGGGGTGCTGCATGACTTGTCGGAAATAAAGAAGTTGAATGACGAATTAACCACAGCTAAGCAGATTATCCGAAAACTGGAAGCAAAGTACTTATTTGAAGATATTATTGCTGAAGATGAGGGTATGTTAGAAGCTTTACAGAAAGCAAAACAAGCAGCAGTAACACCAGCTACAGTACTTTTAAGAGGGGAAAGCGGTACAGGAAAAGAGCTTTTTGCCCATGCTATTCACAATTTATCTCAAAGAAGATACAATCAATTTGTACGGGTGAACTGTCCTGCTATTAGTGAGAGCCTATTTGAAAGCGAGGTTTTTGGTTATGAGGAAGGAGCCTTTACAGGAGCAAGAAAAGGAGGGAAAAGAGGACTGTTTGAAGAAGCACATGGCGGCACCATCTTTTTAGACGAGGTAACAGAAATCCCTATAAGTATACAAGCCAAGCTTTTAAGAGTGCTACAGGAAAAAGAAGTTGTTAGAGTAGGCAGTACAAAACCAATTAGTATAGATGTTAGAGTAATAGCCGCCACCAATATAGCATTGGAGGAGGCTGTTAAGAGAGGTAAGTTCCGAGAAGATCTATACTATAGGCTCAATGTAATTCCTATAGAAATTCCACCTCTTAGAAAAAGAAAAAAGGATTTGTATCCGTTAGTAGTACACTTAATTAATAAATATAATCAAGAATATGGAAGAAAAGTAGAAGATATATCTAGTGAGGCTTTAAAAAGCCTAGAGGAATATGACTGGCCTGGAAATATCAGGGAGTTGCACAATTATATAGGAAGAACTTTTATTAACATGAAATATTCAGAGGAAATTATAGAAGAAGAGCATCTACCAAAGTTTATTCACAGGGACCTAAACTTCTTAATAAACAAGAAGGAGTACGAAGTAAAGGAAGAGAGCATAAGTCTAAAGGAAATGGTAGAAAAAGTAGAGAAAGAATATATTAAAGAAGTTTTAAAGAAACATGGTGGCAATAGAACAATAGCATCACAGGAACTTAAAGTTTCTCTTCGCAATCTCTATTATAAAATTGAAAAATATCAAATTGATTAA
- a CDS encoding CdaR family protein produces the protein MNIFKRKNLMAKIISILFALTIWIYVMSEINPRITRDEQNIPVEFVNAEEMRQNGLVVKGDTDYTIRVRITGRRDEVYRIARGQIKATADLLGYRAGVNNIPVEITIPGEVEVDYNPKFIRVDLEEIVSKQKPVNVTVEGTPRSGYVLGSVAYEPRVVWVEGPESLVNSVEVAESSVKLSEEFQNVHSQFPLRPLNSRGEEVQGVNISPAHVDITLPIDQLKTVEVTSVVETTAAEGYEISNISINPNRITIRGQQEIIDAIETIETERITINNITENITRTVALRLPEGVAAVDPTEVSMTVSVEEIKEVVIQIPREQINFTNLREGLTLDTSDVPEILQVKILGNETLAQSINREDINIIVDMEGLDENEYTIEPIVELPFLIQRRARRVELVPNTVNIKVISQND, from the coding sequence ATGAATATTTTCAAACGTAAAAATTTAATGGCTAAAATCATTTCCATTCTTTTTGCCTTGACCATATGGATTTATGTAATGAGTGAAATAAATCCTAGGATAACTAGAGATGAACAAAATATTCCAGTAGAGTTTGTCAATGCTGAGGAAATGAGGCAAAATGGTTTAGTTGTAAAGGGTGATACGGATTATACGATAAGAGTACGTATTACTGGAAGAAGAGATGAAGTTTATCGGATTGCTAGAGGTCAAATTAAAGCAACAGCAGATTTATTGGGCTATAGAGCAGGTGTGAATAATATACCGGTGGAAATCACAATACCTGGAGAAGTCGAGGTAGATTATAATCCTAAGTTCATTAGAGTAGATCTGGAGGAAATTGTGAGCAAACAAAAACCCGTTAATGTTACCGTTGAAGGAACACCCCGGAGTGGATATGTATTAGGAAGTGTAGCTTATGAACCTAGGGTAGTGTGGGTAGAAGGGCCCGAAAGCTTAGTAAACTCAGTAGAAGTAGCAGAATCCTCCGTAAAGTTATCAGAAGAGTTTCAGAATGTACACTCGCAGTTCCCTTTACGCCCTTTAAATAGCAGAGGAGAAGAGGTGCAGGGTGTGAATATTAGCCCTGCTCATGTAGACATAACATTACCTATTGATCAATTAAAAACCGTTGAAGTTACTTCGGTTGTTGAGACTACAGCAGCAGAAGGCTATGAGATCAGCAATATTTCCATTAATCCTAATAGAATCACCATACGAGGACAACAAGAAATCATAGATGCAATTGAAACGATTGAAACAGAAAGAATAACGATTAACAATATTACAGAAAACATAACTAGAACTGTGGCCTTAAGGCTACCAGAGGGTGTAGCAGCCGTTGACCCTACAGAGGTAAGCATGACTGTAAGTGTAGAAGAAATAAAAGAAGTGGTTATTCAGATACCTAGAGAACAAATTAATTTTACTAATCTTAGGGAAGGATTAACTTTAGATACAAGTGATGTTCCTGAAATACTGCAAGTAAAAATTTTAGGTAATGAAACTTTAGCTCAGTCTATTAATAGAGAAGATATAAATATTATAGTAGATATGGAGGGTTTAGATGAAAATGAGTATACTATAGAACCTATAGTAGAATTACCTTTCTTAATCCAGAGGAGAGCTAGAAGGGTAGAATTAGTTCCCAACACTGTTAATATAAAGGTTATTTCACAAAATGATTAG
- the cdaA gene encoding diadenylate cyclase CdaA, with protein sequence MQDLIEIFRNIGMRDIADMAIVAFVFYKLYMLIRETRAEQLIKGIVVLLLATQLSEWLQLHAINWILRNTMTVGLIALLIVFQPEMRRALEYIGRTKFLTKSIVDIEYEEINMMAEEIVEATGSLSRQKIGALLVLEKETGLNEVVETGTRINGKISRGLLINIFMPNTPLHDGAVVIRRSEVLAAGCFLPLTESNYLSKDLGTRHRAGLGITERSDAIVVIVSEETGAISIAENGELTRFLDANTLRKILINSFRPTENKQWQFLKLKWRHKR encoded by the coding sequence ATGCAAGACTTAATAGAGATATTCAGAAATATTGGTATGCGGGATATAGCCGACATGGCTATCGTAGCCTTTGTATTTTACAAACTATATATGCTCATAAGGGAAACAAGAGCTGAACAACTTATAAAAGGTATTGTGGTGCTTCTTTTAGCAACTCAATTAAGTGAATGGTTACAACTTCATGCTATAAACTGGATACTAAGAAACACCATGACGGTAGGACTAATTGCTCTATTAATTGTGTTCCAACCAGAAATGAGGAGAGCCTTAGAATACATAGGTAGGACAAAATTCCTTACAAAGTCCATTGTAGATATTGAATATGAAGAGATTAATATGATGGCGGAGGAAATTGTAGAAGCAACAGGATCTTTATCAAGGCAGAAAATTGGTGCACTTTTAGTTTTAGAAAAAGAAACAGGACTAAACGAAGTAGTAGAAACCGGGACACGGATTAATGGGAAAATTTCTAGAGGACTATTAATTAATATATTTATGCCAAATACACCATTACATGATGGTGCAGTTGTTATTAGAAGAAGTGAAGTATTGGCAGCAGGCTGTTTCTTACCTTTAACGGAAAGTAATTATCTTAGTAAAGATTTAGGGACTAGACATAGGGCTGGTTTAGGGATTACAGAACGTTCAGATGCCATTGTGGTCATCGTATCAGAAGAAACCGGGGCCATCTCTATAGCTGAAAATGGAGAATTAACAAGGTTTTTAGACGCCAACACCCTCAGAAAGATATTGATCAACAGCTTTAGGCCTACTGAAAACAAACAATGGCAATTTTTAAAGCTAAAATGGAGGCATAAGAGATGA
- a CDS encoding BON domain-containing protein codes for MSNSGNNKRKNVIIDDKVPTKDQLIVDYIKDQLEEKMEESAMDINVFCKDGYVHMSGMVDVLAEKKFAEDTALKIPGVRKVENKITIAMDSNITDKHIEKEVINHLNHASDKTVGIGAKVERGVVSLMGHVGTLKDCHTAMKVAREVRGVKDVVNNINITSYRKHSDDAISNKILQEYSNSPLDYRDITRRVSDGQVTLSGTLDTHQNIELAKEIATGIEGVIKVRNNIQLRK; via the coding sequence ATGTCAAATAGTGGAAATAATAAGCGTAAAAATGTAATTATTGATGATAAGGTCCCCACAAAAGATCAATTAATAGTAGATTATATAAAAGATCAATTGGAAGAAAAGATGGAAGAAAGTGCAATGGATATCAATGTGTTTTGTAAAGATGGTTATGTGCATATGTCTGGTATGGTGGACGTATTAGCAGAAAAAAAGTTTGCTGAAGATACGGCCTTAAAAATACCAGGTGTAAGAAAAGTGGAAAATAAAATTACGATAGCTATGGATAGTAACATTACTGATAAACATATTGAAAAAGAGGTAATAAATCATCTTAATCATGCCAGTGACAAAACAGTAGGTATAGGTGCCAAGGTAGAAAGAGGTGTCGTTAGTCTTATGGGCCATGTAGGCACTTTAAAAGACTGTCATACTGCTATGAAGGTAGCTAGAGAAGTTCGAGGTGTAAAAGATGTTGTAAACAACATTAATATTACTAGCTATAGAAAGCATAGTGATGATGCCATCAGCAATAAAATTCTTCAAGAGTATAGCAATTCTCCTTTAGATTATAGAGATATTACTAGAAGGGTCTCTGATGGTCAAGTTACCTTATCAGGAACATTGGACACTCACCAAAATATCGAGTTAGCAAAAGAGATTGCCACCGGTATAGAAGGTGTGATCAAAGTAAGAAACAATATTCAACTTAGAAAATAA
- a CDS encoding argininosuccinate synthase encodes MEKEKVVLAYSGGLDTSVILKWLENTYQYEVIAVCINVGQEEDFDAIQQKALSTGAIKSYVLDVTEEFITDYIYPTLKAGAVYEDDYLLGTSFARPLMAKKLVEIAENEGAVAIAHGATGKGNDQVRFEASVKALNPYIKLIAPWRIWDLKSREDCIEYALKNDIPIPVTKKDIYSRDNNIWHISHEGGNLEDPWNQHDDSIYKLSVSPENAPDTPAYVEIQFETGIPVAVDGVKYSPIELLTVLNEVAGAHGVGIIDIVENRLVGMKSRGVYETPGGTLLFEAHKTLEKLTLDRATMSFKKSVSEKYAQLVYDGLWFTPLKEALDQFVDSTQQCVTGAVKLKLFKGSCSAVASTSPYSLYSEDFATFGEDDVYNQQDAEGFINLFALPLTIRALMNHNKDQKNKTDKKVI; translated from the coding sequence ATGGAAAAAGAAAAAGTTGTTTTAGCATATTCTGGTGGTTTAGATACATCTGTTATTTTAAAATGGTTAGAAAACACTTACCAATATGAGGTAATTGCTGTTTGTATAAATGTTGGTCAAGAAGAAGATTTTGACGCTATTCAACAAAAAGCTTTATCTACTGGAGCAATTAAGTCTTATGTATTAGATGTGACTGAAGAGTTTATTACTGATTATATTTATCCTACCCTTAAGGCAGGAGCTGTTTATGAAGATGATTACTTATTAGGTACTTCTTTTGCAAGACCTTTAATGGCTAAAAAGTTAGTAGAAATTGCTGAAAACGAAGGAGCTGTGGCTATTGCTCATGGAGCTACAGGGAAAGGTAACGACCAAGTACGTTTCGAGGCTTCCGTTAAAGCATTGAATCCATATATTAAACTTATTGCACCTTGGCGTATTTGGGATTTAAAGTCTAGAGAAGATTGTATTGAATATGCTCTAAAAAATGATATTCCTATTCCTGTTACTAAAAAAGACATCTATAGTCGTGATAACAATATATGGCATATCAGTCATGAGGGCGGGAATTTAGAAGATCCTTGGAATCAGCATGATGATAGCATTTATAAGCTGTCAGTTTCTCCTGAAAATGCACCAGACACTCCTGCTTATGTAGAAATTCAGTTTGAAACTGGTATTCCAGTTGCAGTAGATGGCGTAAAGTATAGTCCTATTGAACTTCTTACTGTATTAAATGAAGTTGCTGGAGCTCATGGTGTGGGTATTATTGATATTGTTGAAAACAGACTTGTAGGCATGAAGTCTCGTGGTGTATACGAAACCCCAGGCGGTACATTATTATTTGAAGCACATAAAACATTAGAAAAGTTAACACTTGATAGAGCAACTATGAGCTTTAAAAAGAGCGTTTCTGAAAAATATGCACAATTAGTTTATGATGGTCTTTGGTTTACACCTTTAAAGGAAGCGTTAGATCAATTTGTAGATAGTACACAACAATGTGTTACTGGAGCTGTTAAATTAAAGTTATTTAAGGGTAGTTGTTCAGCTGTAGCATCTACATCACCTTACTCTCTCTATAGCGAAGACTTCGCTACTTTTGGAGAAGATGATGTTTACAATCAACAAGATGCTGAAGGCTTCATTAACTTATTTGCTTTACCTCTAACAATCCGTGCTCTAATGAATCATAATAAAGATCAAAAGAACAAAACTGATAAAAAAGTTATATAG